The proteins below come from a single Magallana gigas chromosome 10, xbMagGiga1.1, whole genome shotgun sequence genomic window:
- the LOC105331995 gene encoding ferric-chelate reductase 1 isoform X3, which translates to MMFRLCVSFAVFCVLCCKISVLSYPQGAPVRTESCINLQPIHMDPLTNQQVPNQQGTTRPYRILVSQQQYQTCTSNQQCGLQPLQVSIQGQGGLFRGFIVQARTPNGGSRSWGQFIPLQTGDSKVIQCQNGLTLTHTANNDKNIVRFAWIPEPGMREQVQFVATVVQNLRTIYPGVYSAQLRPVGVPPTTTPKPPQTTNTPQTTTSFVTTTKTTTTTTTTTPSTTTTYSPMTSTAIPLTSSTKRITTTTTQPLATASEPVFNNAPFKTAGIISFVTSVIAILL; encoded by the exons atgatGTTTCGCCTGTGTGTCTCTTTCGCCGTTTTCTGTGTACTGTGCTGTAAAATTTCCGTTTTATCCTACCCGCAAGGTGCTCCAGTGCGGACCGAGTCCTGCATTAATCTACAGCCGATTCACATGGACCCACTGACAAACCAACAGGTGCCGAACCAGCAGGGGACGACCCGACCGTACCGTATACTGGTCAGTCAGCAGCAGTACCAGACCTGTACCTCCAACCAGCAGTGCGGCCTACAACCGCTGCAAG tTTCGATCCAAGGACAAGGAGGTCTTTTCCGTGGATTCATTGTGCAGGCCCGGACACCAAACGGAGGCTCGAGGTCCTGGGGACAGTTTATTCCTCTCCAAACAGGAGACTCTAAGGTCATTCAATGTCAAAACGGTTTGACCTTGACACATACAGCCaacaatgacaaaaatatcgTACGTTTTGCTTGGATACCCGAGCCAGGAATGCGAGAGCAGGTCCAATTTGT GGCTACTGTGGTCCAGAACTTGAGAACTATCTACCCCGGAGTATACTCGGCCCAACTTCGTCCCGTTGGAG TACCTCCCACCACCACCCCAAAACCACCACAGACTACTAACACACCGCAAACAACTACCAGCTTTGTAACAACTACTAAAACTACAACAACAACCACTACTACCACGCCCTCTACTACCACAACATACTCACCTATGACGTCAACAGCAATACCATTGACGTCATCTACTAAAAGAATAACTACCACTACTACCCAGCCCTTGGCGACTGCTTCGGAACCTG tttttAACAACGCTCCATTTAAAACTGCTGGCATCATTTCCTTTGTGACCTCTGTGATTGcaattcttttgtaa
- the LOC105331995 gene encoding defense protein l(2)34Fc isoform X6, whose product MMFRLCVSFAVFCVLCCKISVLSYPQGAPVRTESCINLQPIHMDPLTNQQVPNQQGTTRPYRILVSQQQYQTCTSNQQCGLQPLQVSIQGQGGLFRGFIVQARTPNGGSRSWGQFIPLQTGDSKVIQCQNGLTLTHTANNDKNIVRFAWIPEPGMREQVQFVATVVQNLRTIYPGVYSAQLRPVGVSAIRVFNNAPFKTAGIISFVTSVIAILL is encoded by the exons atgatGTTTCGCCTGTGTGTCTCTTTCGCCGTTTTCTGTGTACTGTGCTGTAAAATTTCCGTTTTATCCTACCCGCAAGGTGCTCCAGTGCGGACCGAGTCCTGCATTAATCTACAGCCGATTCACATGGACCCACTGACAAACCAACAGGTGCCGAACCAGCAGGGGACGACCCGACCGTACCGTATACTGGTCAGTCAGCAGCAGTACCAGACCTGTACCTCCAACCAGCAGTGCGGCCTACAACCGCTGCAAG tTTCGATCCAAGGACAAGGAGGTCTTTTCCGTGGATTCATTGTGCAGGCCCGGACACCAAACGGAGGCTCGAGGTCCTGGGGACAGTTTATTCCTCTCCAAACAGGAGACTCTAAGGTCATTCAATGTCAAAACGGTTTGACCTTGACACATACAGCCaacaatgacaaaaatatcgTACGTTTTGCTTGGATACCCGAGCCAGGAATGCGAGAGCAGGTCCAATTTGT GGCTACTGTGGTCCAGAACTTGAGAACTATCTACCCCGGAGTATACTCGGCCCAACTTCGTCCCGTTGGAG TGTCTGCGATTCGAG tttttAACAACGCTCCATTTAAAACTGCTGGCATCATTTCCTTTGTGACCTCTGTGATTGcaattcttttgtaa
- the LOC105331995 gene encoding defense protein l(2)34Fc isoform X4 → MMFRLCVSFAVFCVLCCKISVLSYPQGAPVRTESCINLQPIHMDPLTNQQVPNQQGTTRPYRILVSQQQYQTCTSNQQCGLQPLQVSIQGQGGLFRGFIVQARTPNGGSRSWGQFIPLQTGDSKVIQCQNGLTLTHTANNDKNIVRFAWIPEPGMREQVQFVATVVQNLRTIYPGVYSAQLRPVGVSAIRVPVMPTTKLAPPTTMSSATREPPTTTVFNNAPFKTAGIISFVTSVIAILL, encoded by the exons atgatGTTTCGCCTGTGTGTCTCTTTCGCCGTTTTCTGTGTACTGTGCTGTAAAATTTCCGTTTTATCCTACCCGCAAGGTGCTCCAGTGCGGACCGAGTCCTGCATTAATCTACAGCCGATTCACATGGACCCACTGACAAACCAACAGGTGCCGAACCAGCAGGGGACGACCCGACCGTACCGTATACTGGTCAGTCAGCAGCAGTACCAGACCTGTACCTCCAACCAGCAGTGCGGCCTACAACCGCTGCAAG tTTCGATCCAAGGACAAGGAGGTCTTTTCCGTGGATTCATTGTGCAGGCCCGGACACCAAACGGAGGCTCGAGGTCCTGGGGACAGTTTATTCCTCTCCAAACAGGAGACTCTAAGGTCATTCAATGTCAAAACGGTTTGACCTTGACACATACAGCCaacaatgacaaaaatatcgTACGTTTTGCTTGGATACCCGAGCCAGGAATGCGAGAGCAGGTCCAATTTGT GGCTACTGTGGTCCAGAACTTGAGAACTATCTACCCCGGAGTATACTCGGCCCAACTTCGTCCCGTTGGAG TGTCTGCGATTCGAG TGCCTGTTATGCCAACAACAAAATTGGCACCGCCTACCACAATGAGCTCCGCAACCCGTGAACCGCCCACCACCACAG tttttAACAACGCTCCATTTAAAACTGCTGGCATCATTTCCTTTGTGACCTCTGTGATTGcaattcttttgtaa
- the LOC105331995 gene encoding defense protein l(2)34Fc isoform X7: protein MMFRLCVSFAVFCVLCCKISVLSYPQGAPVRTESCINLQPIHMDPLTNQQVPNQQGTTRPYRILVSQQQYQTCTSNQQCGLQPLQVSIQGQGGLFRGFIVQARTPNGGSRSWGQFIPLQTGDSKVIQCQNGLTLTHTANNDKNIVRFAWIPEPGMREQVQFVATVVQNLRTIYPGVYSAQLRPVGVFNNAPFKTAGIISFVTSVIAILL, encoded by the exons atgatGTTTCGCCTGTGTGTCTCTTTCGCCGTTTTCTGTGTACTGTGCTGTAAAATTTCCGTTTTATCCTACCCGCAAGGTGCTCCAGTGCGGACCGAGTCCTGCATTAATCTACAGCCGATTCACATGGACCCACTGACAAACCAACAGGTGCCGAACCAGCAGGGGACGACCCGACCGTACCGTATACTGGTCAGTCAGCAGCAGTACCAGACCTGTACCTCCAACCAGCAGTGCGGCCTACAACCGCTGCAAG tTTCGATCCAAGGACAAGGAGGTCTTTTCCGTGGATTCATTGTGCAGGCCCGGACACCAAACGGAGGCTCGAGGTCCTGGGGACAGTTTATTCCTCTCCAAACAGGAGACTCTAAGGTCATTCAATGTCAAAACGGTTTGACCTTGACACATACAGCCaacaatgacaaaaatatcgTACGTTTTGCTTGGATACCCGAGCCAGGAATGCGAGAGCAGGTCCAATTTGT GGCTACTGTGGTCCAGAACTTGAGAACTATCTACCCCGGAGTATACTCGGCCCAACTTCGTCCCGTTGGAG tttttAACAACGCTCCATTTAAAACTGCTGGCATCATTTCCTTTGTGACCTCTGTGATTGcaattcttttgtaa
- the LOC105331995 gene encoding putative ferric-chelate reductase 1 homolog isoform X1 yields MMFRLCVSFAVFCVLCCKISVLSYPQGAPVRTESCINLQPIHMDPLTNQQVPNQQGTTRPYRILVSQQQYQTCTSNQQCGLQPLQVSIQGQGGLFRGFIVQARTPNGGSRSWGQFIPLQTGDSKVIQCQNGLTLTHTANNDKNIVRFAWIPEPGMREQVQFVATVVQNLRTIYPGVYSAQLRPVGVSAIRVPPTTTPKPPQTTNTPQTTTSFVTTTKTTTTTTTTTPSTTTTYSPMTSTAIPLTSSTKRITTTTTQPLATASEPVFNNAPFKTAGIISFVTSVIAILL; encoded by the exons atgatGTTTCGCCTGTGTGTCTCTTTCGCCGTTTTCTGTGTACTGTGCTGTAAAATTTCCGTTTTATCCTACCCGCAAGGTGCTCCAGTGCGGACCGAGTCCTGCATTAATCTACAGCCGATTCACATGGACCCACTGACAAACCAACAGGTGCCGAACCAGCAGGGGACGACCCGACCGTACCGTATACTGGTCAGTCAGCAGCAGTACCAGACCTGTACCTCCAACCAGCAGTGCGGCCTACAACCGCTGCAAG tTTCGATCCAAGGACAAGGAGGTCTTTTCCGTGGATTCATTGTGCAGGCCCGGACACCAAACGGAGGCTCGAGGTCCTGGGGACAGTTTATTCCTCTCCAAACAGGAGACTCTAAGGTCATTCAATGTCAAAACGGTTTGACCTTGACACATACAGCCaacaatgacaaaaatatcgTACGTTTTGCTTGGATACCCGAGCCAGGAATGCGAGAGCAGGTCCAATTTGT GGCTACTGTGGTCCAGAACTTGAGAACTATCTACCCCGGAGTATACTCGGCCCAACTTCGTCCCGTTGGAG TGTCTGCGATTCGAG TACCTCCCACCACCACCCCAAAACCACCACAGACTACTAACACACCGCAAACAACTACCAGCTTTGTAACAACTACTAAAACTACAACAACAACCACTACTACCACGCCCTCTACTACCACAACATACTCACCTATGACGTCAACAGCAATACCATTGACGTCATCTACTAAAAGAATAACTACCACTACTACCCAGCCCTTGGCGACTGCTTCGGAACCTG tttttAACAACGCTCCATTTAAAACTGCTGGCATCATTTCCTTTGTGACCTCTGTGATTGcaattcttttgtaa
- the LOC105331995 gene encoding ferric-chelate reductase 1 isoform X2, which yields MDTQSVKNHLYIMELYFLLLLSISVTAFPQGSPTTPDSCVQLLPRHPQQFFVNNPSAYSLSLSTPYYRFCDNPELCGKNYVVVSIQGQGGLFRGFIVQARTPNGGSRSWGQFIPLQTGDSKVIQCQNGLTLTHTANNDKNIVRFAWIPEPGMREQVQFVATVVQNLRTIYPGVYSAQLRPVGVSAIRVPPTTTPKPPQTTNTPQTTTSFVTTTKTTTTTTTTTPSTTTTYSPMTSTAIPLTSSTKRITTTTTQPLATASEPVFNNAPFKTAGIISFVTSVIAILL from the exons ATGGATACTCAAAGTGTTAAAAACCACCTATATATTATGGAACTCTACTTTCTGTTGCTTCTTTCTATTTCTGTGACCGCGTTTCCGCAGGGATCCCCCACGACCCCCGACTCCTGCGTGCAGCTACTCCCCCGACACCCCCAGCAATTCTTTGTCAACAATCCGTCCGCTTATTCTCTGTCCTTGTCTACTCCGTATTACCGATTTTGTGATAATCCCGAGCTTTGTGGTAAAAATTACGTTGTTG tTTCGATCCAAGGACAAGGAGGTCTTTTCCGTGGATTCATTGTGCAGGCCCGGACACCAAACGGAGGCTCGAGGTCCTGGGGACAGTTTATTCCTCTCCAAACAGGAGACTCTAAGGTCATTCAATGTCAAAACGGTTTGACCTTGACACATACAGCCaacaatgacaaaaatatcgTACGTTTTGCTTGGATACCCGAGCCAGGAATGCGAGAGCAGGTCCAATTTGT GGCTACTGTGGTCCAGAACTTGAGAACTATCTACCCCGGAGTATACTCGGCCCAACTTCGTCCCGTTGGAG TGTCTGCGATTCGAG TACCTCCCACCACCACCCCAAAACCACCACAGACTACTAACACACCGCAAACAACTACCAGCTTTGTAACAACTACTAAAACTACAACAACAACCACTACTACCACGCCCTCTACTACCACAACATACTCACCTATGACGTCAACAGCAATACCATTGACGTCATCTACTAAAAGAATAACTACCACTACTACCCAGCCCTTGGCGACTGCTTCGGAACCTG tttttAACAACGCTCCATTTAAAACTGCTGGCATCATTTCCTTTGTGACCTCTGTGATTGcaattcttttgtaa
- the LOC105331995 gene encoding defense protein l(2)34Fc isoform X5, giving the protein MMFRLCVSFAVFCVLCCKISVLSYPQGAPVRTESCINLQPIHMDPLTNQQVPNQQGTTRPYRILVSQQQYQTCTSNQQCGLQPLQVSIQGQGGLFRGFIVQARTPNGGSRSWGQFIPLQTGDSKVIQCQNGLTLTHTANNDKNIVRFAWIPEPGMREQVQFVATVVQNLRTIYPGVYSAQLRPVGVPVMPTTKLAPPTTMSSATREPPTTTVFNNAPFKTAGIISFVTSVIAILL; this is encoded by the exons atgatGTTTCGCCTGTGTGTCTCTTTCGCCGTTTTCTGTGTACTGTGCTGTAAAATTTCCGTTTTATCCTACCCGCAAGGTGCTCCAGTGCGGACCGAGTCCTGCATTAATCTACAGCCGATTCACATGGACCCACTGACAAACCAACAGGTGCCGAACCAGCAGGGGACGACCCGACCGTACCGTATACTGGTCAGTCAGCAGCAGTACCAGACCTGTACCTCCAACCAGCAGTGCGGCCTACAACCGCTGCAAG tTTCGATCCAAGGACAAGGAGGTCTTTTCCGTGGATTCATTGTGCAGGCCCGGACACCAAACGGAGGCTCGAGGTCCTGGGGACAGTTTATTCCTCTCCAAACAGGAGACTCTAAGGTCATTCAATGTCAAAACGGTTTGACCTTGACACATACAGCCaacaatgacaaaaatatcgTACGTTTTGCTTGGATACCCGAGCCAGGAATGCGAGAGCAGGTCCAATTTGT GGCTACTGTGGTCCAGAACTTGAGAACTATCTACCCCGGAGTATACTCGGCCCAACTTCGTCCCGTTGGAG TGCCTGTTATGCCAACAACAAAATTGGCACCGCCTACCACAATGAGCTCCGCAACCCGTGAACCGCCCACCACCACAG tttttAACAACGCTCCATTTAAAACTGCTGGCATCATTTCCTTTGTGACCTCTGTGATTGcaattcttttgtaa